From one Candidatus Poribacteria bacterium genomic stretch:
- a CDS encoding Gfo/Idh/MocA family oxidoreductase produces the protein MINRSRSLRVGVVGCGGFGRSAYIDNVAENPDASLVGLCDIELAQAETAAREIFDERGKEPRPSLYTDYKAMIDQESLDVVMVGTMADVRPRVAIYALNAGAHVLAAKPMAPSLAEAEEMLQKAKEVDRILMVGYNFRFRDDAQIVHRFIRDGGIGTPRFARAWSFAASVPIRGSHYKARSGGGSLARTGIHPTDLAIWFLGNPPLISVHGRALSRFADLPALPPELEPLRGDYDDPDLVSGYVHFADGVTLSVESMWMAPPQIGDHGVEVWGTQGYASVTPLRLLTWQDGDYADVTEQVAPGIADSFHDHSSNRLRREVFHFIDCVLGKSTPLITPEEMWTDQAIVDGIYTTHLAKSNKI, from the coding sequence ATGATCAACAGATCTCGTTCGCTGCGTGTCGGCGTAGTTGGCTGCGGTGGCTTCGGACGCAGCGCTTATATAGACAATGTCGCTGAAAACCCTGATGCCAGTTTGGTCGGACTCTGCGATATCGAGCTGGCACAGGCGGAAACGGCAGCACGTGAAATCTTTGATGAGCGAGGCAAAGAGCCGCGCCCATCACTTTACACAGACTATAAAGCGATGATCGACCAAGAATCCCTCGATGTGGTGATGGTCGGAACAATGGCAGATGTCCGTCCGCGTGTAGCCATTTATGCGTTGAATGCCGGCGCGCATGTCCTTGCTGCCAAGCCGATGGCACCCTCCTTGGCAGAAGCAGAGGAGATGCTTCAAAAGGCAAAGGAAGTGGACAGGATTCTGATGGTTGGCTATAACTTCCGATTCCGCGACGACGCACAAATCGTGCACCGCTTTATCCGTGATGGGGGCATCGGAACACCCCGTTTCGCCCGTGCTTGGTCGTTTGCCGCTAGCGTACCAATCCGCGGATCCCACTATAAAGCGAGATCGGGTGGAGGTTCACTCGCCAGAACGGGGATTCACCCAACGGACTTGGCAATCTGGTTCCTCGGCAACCCACCTCTCATTTCCGTACACGGACGGGCGCTCTCGCGTTTTGCCGACCTTCCCGCGTTGCCTCCTGAATTAGAACCCCTCCGAGGCGACTACGACGACCCAGATCTGGTCAGCGGCTATGTCCACTTCGCCGATGGGGTCACGTTGTCCGTCGAGAGTATGTGGATGGCACCGCCGCAGATCGGCGATCACGGCGTCGAGGTGTGGGGAACGCAAGGCTACGCTTCGGTGACACCGTTACGATTGCTAACTTGGCAGGACGGCGATTACGCCGATGTGACCGAGCAGGTTGCTCCGGGTATTGCTGATTCCTTCCATGACCATTCGAGTAACCGGCTACGCCGCGAGGTTTTTCACTTCATCGACTGCGTTCTTGGCAAATCGACACCCCTTATAACGCCGGAAGAGATGTGGACGGATCAGGCAATCGTCGATGGAATTTACACTACTCACCTGGCAAAATCTAACAAAATCTAA